The DNA region TAGAGGTGGAAGTATGGTAAAAAAACTAAAAATTCAATTAGAAAATAATAAAACATTTAAGCAAGGTTTTGAAGAGTTTATTGACAGTTGTAAATCTAGGAACTTAAGATTAGCAACAATCGAGCATTATGAGGAAGGCTATAAAGCTATAATAAAGTTTTTACATGAAGATACTGCCATAAAAGATATTACTCCAAAAACAATAGGTGAATTTGTGAGATATTGCAGGGATAATTTAAATATTAATAGTCAAACTTTACACACTTATTGCAGAGATTTTAAAACAATTCTATATTTTTTTATGCGTATGGACTATATGACTACTTTTAGAATATCTTTACCCAAAGTAGATAAAACAGCCATAGAAAGTTATTCAGACGCAGAATTAAAAATACTATTAAAAAAGCCAGATTTAAAAAAATGTACTTTTGTGGAATATAGAAACTATGTCATAGTAAATTTTTTGATTAGTACCGCAGTAAGACTAAATAGTTTAATTAATATAAAAATTAAAGATATAGACTTAGAAAATGAAGTTGTTTATGTTAATGTAACGAAAAACAGAAAGCCTTTAATACTGCCTTTAAATAGAACTATCATGAAAATATTAAAAGAATATCTAAAAATAAGACAGTATAAAGGCAATGAAGAATATTTATTTTGTACAGCATACAACAAGCAATTATGCAAAAAAACTTTAAATGGAAGTTTAAATAAATATAACCATGACAGAGGTATTATAAAAACTGGTATACACAGATATAGACATACATCAGCAAAAAAGTTTATCCTCGCAGGGAGAAATCCTGCAATATTACAAAAGCTTTTAGGACATTCCAGTTTACTGATAACTCAGAATTACATCAACATATTAGTTTCAGACCTAAAAAAAGAAATAAATGATTATGATATTTTGGAAGAATTCAACAGTACTAATCATATAAAAATGAAACAAAAAAATAAGAGGTGAGTAATTATGAATCAATATAAGTATATTAAAGAGTTTTATTTAATATCAAGAATCAACGAAGAAAATATCATTGTTCAAGAAGTTGATATTAAAGAATGGGGGACAGTTTATATCTACATTGTGGAGAAAAATGAAAGTGGATTCTACATTTATAAAGCTTCAGGGATAGCAGACAAACCTATTAATTTTGATGACTTACATTATATAACATTAGCAGAATGTGAAGTAAAAGAATTGTTCCGGAAAATAAAATAAGTCAGTGCTCCGACACACTGACTTACCATAATTAAATATAGTTTGAATGAAACCTTACGAATTCCAATTCCCAGTATCTTAATTTTAACAAAAATTTTTTGGAATTGCAAGGTCTAGTTTCTTATTGCCGTTTTTAAGGTAATATGTGAGTTGTCCAAGCACTAG from Clostridium pasteurianum BC1 includes:
- a CDS encoding tyrosine-type recombinase/integrase, whose amino-acid sequence is MVKKLKIQLENNKTFKQGFEEFIDSCKSRNLRLATIEHYEEGYKAIIKFLHEDTAIKDITPKTIGEFVRYCRDNLNINSQTLHTYCRDFKTILYFFMRMDYMTTFRISLPKVDKTAIESYSDAELKILLKKPDLKKCTFVEYRNYVIVNFLISTAVRLNSLINIKIKDIDLENEVVYVNVTKNRKPLILPLNRTIMKILKEYLKIRQYKGNEEYLFCTAYNKQLCKKTLNGSLNKYNHDRGIIKTGIHRYRHTSAKKFILAGRNPAILQKLLGHSSLLITQNYINILVSDLKKEINDYDILEEFNSTNHIKMKQKNKR